Proteins co-encoded in one Cupriavidus nantongensis genomic window:
- the czcB gene encoding heavy metal efflux RND transporter CzcB, with the protein MAISNKQKAAIAAIVLVGGVATGGVLLSGRSAPEEQGGHSESKGHGDTEHHGKQAAEADHKDDKSHGDGEHHEVKKGPNGGALFSRDGYDVEIGTAESKGEARIRLWVSKSGKAVANGVAATGQLVRATGESQALKFVVSGDALESQQPVAEPHVFDVTANVTLPGSSSPLAVRLSKEEGKIELTADQLAKTGVVVQTAGSAKVQAGVQFPGEIRFNEDKTAHVVPRLAGVVESVPANIGQQVKKGQVLAVIASTGLSDQRSELLAAQKRLDLARVTYDREKKLWEQKISAEQDYLSARNALQEAQISVQNAQQKLTAIGASNSSTALNRYELRAPFDGMIVEKHISLGEAVADNANVFTLSDLSSVWAEFVVSAKDVERVRIGEKASINSASSDVKADGTVSYVGSLLGEQTRTAKARVTLTNPQMAWRPGLFVTVDVFGADVEVPVAVKTEAVQDVNGESVVFVAVQGGFVPQPVKVGRTNGKVIEIVEGLKPGARYAAANSFVLKAELGKSSAEHGH; encoded by the coding sequence ATGGCTATTTCGAACAAACAAAAGGCTGCCATTGCGGCCATCGTACTGGTGGGCGGCGTCGCGACTGGTGGCGTTCTGCTGAGCGGGCGCTCTGCGCCGGAAGAGCAGGGTGGGCACTCGGAATCCAAGGGGCATGGCGACACCGAGCACCATGGCAAGCAGGCGGCGGAAGCCGACCACAAGGATGACAAGTCACACGGCGACGGCGAGCATCACGAGGTCAAGAAGGGCCCCAATGGTGGCGCGCTCTTTTCGCGTGATGGCTATGACGTCGAAATTGGCACGGCCGAATCCAAGGGCGAGGCCCGTATTCGGCTCTGGGTTAGCAAGTCTGGGAAGGCGGTGGCAAATGGCGTGGCAGCGACAGGCCAGCTCGTGCGGGCTACGGGCGAGTCTCAAGCGCTCAAGTTCGTGGTGTCTGGCGACGCGCTGGAAAGCCAACAGCCAGTTGCCGAGCCCCATGTCTTTGACGTGACCGCAAATGTGACCTTGCCCGGTTCGTCTTCGCCACTCGCCGTGCGGCTCTCGAAAGAGGAAGGCAAGATTGAGTTGACAGCGGACCAGCTGGCCAAGACAGGGGTAGTGGTTCAAACCGCGGGCTCGGCAAAGGTCCAGGCTGGCGTCCAGTTCCCCGGCGAAATCCGTTTCAACGAAGACAAGACAGCCCACGTGGTGCCGCGACTGGCTGGCGTCGTAGAGAGCGTTCCGGCCAATATTGGGCAACAGGTTAAGAAGGGACAGGTTCTCGCGGTCATCGCGAGCACCGGACTTTCTGACCAGCGCAGCGAACTGCTCGCAGCACAGAAACGTCTGGATCTGGCGCGTGTCACTTATGACCGCGAGAAGAAGCTCTGGGAACAGAAGATCTCTGCGGAGCAAGATTATCTGAGCGCCCGCAACGCGCTGCAGGAAGCGCAGATCAGTGTCCAGAACGCGCAGCAGAAGCTGACCGCCATTGGCGCCAGCAACAGCTCGACGGCACTCAATCGCTACGAGCTGCGCGCACCGTTCGACGGCATGATCGTTGAAAAGCATATCTCGCTTGGGGAAGCGGTGGCGGACAACGCCAACGTGTTCACGCTGTCGGATCTGTCGTCCGTCTGGGCCGAGTTCGTGGTGTCTGCCAAGGATGTCGAGCGGGTGCGCATCGGCGAAAAGGCGTCGATCAATTCGGCATCGTCCGATGTGAAGGCAGATGGCACCGTTTCATACGTGGGTTCGCTGCTGGGCGAGCAGACGCGGACGGCGAAGGCCCGCGTAACATTGACCAATCCACAGATGGCTTGGCGACCGGGTCTCTTCGTCACGGTCGACGTATTCGGTGCTGATGTCGAGGTGCCCGTTGCGGTGAAGACCGAGGCCGTCCAGGACGTCAATGGCGAGAGCGTAGTCTTTGTCGCGGTTCAAGGTGGATTCGTGCCGCAGCCGGTGAAGGTCGGCCGGACAAACGGCAAGGTCATCGAGATTGTCGAGGGCCTGAAGCCGGGCGCACGTTACGCCGCCGCCAACAGTTTTGTTCTGAAGGCCGAACTTGGCAAATCCAGCGCCGAACACGGCCATTGA
- the czcC gene encoding heavy metal efflux RND transporter CzcC produces MRRLFLPLGLAVAFLSPNFAVAQSDTGTSMVPVFPREAAGPLTLEAALSLAAGSNFNLSAAAKELDSTEGGIMQARVIPNPELQTLVEDTRKSTRTSTAQMNIPIELGGKRSARINAAERTRELAQATLAGVRGDIRAQVIESFFSVLIAQERVKLATGSADIAARGAQAASRRVAAGKISPVDETKARVEQANAELELAEATASLQSARQALTALWGNASPQFTEAQGNLDALPSRPAPELLLKELENSPLVAASRAELDRRQALVGVERSRQYPDLTVSLGAKRDTEANRNMAVIGVAIPLPIFDRNQGNLYSAIRQADKAQDEYLANRISLTRNLLMASNQLSVSRASAQTLKQTVLPGAEQAFNAATIGFEAGKFNYLDVLDAQRTLFQARIRYLGVLGQTYQAATTIDRILGR; encoded by the coding sequence ATGCGAAGACTATTTCTGCCGCTCGGGCTGGCGGTAGCATTTCTCAGCCCAAACTTTGCCGTAGCGCAATCTGACACCGGCACGTCCATGGTGCCCGTCTTCCCAAGGGAAGCGGCGGGACCGTTGACCCTCGAGGCCGCGTTGTCGCTGGCGGCAGGAAGCAATTTCAACCTGTCCGCCGCCGCCAAGGAACTCGATTCCACAGAAGGTGGGATCATGCAGGCCCGGGTTATTCCGAACCCGGAACTCCAGACGCTGGTCGAGGACACGCGGAAATCCACCCGTACATCCACCGCCCAGATGAATATCCCCATCGAACTGGGCGGCAAGCGCTCGGCTCGTATCAATGCCGCGGAAAGGACGCGCGAACTGGCGCAGGCAACGCTGGCTGGCGTTCGCGGTGACATTCGGGCGCAGGTAATCGAGAGCTTTTTTTCCGTCTTGATCGCACAGGAACGCGTCAAGCTGGCAACTGGCTCCGCGGATATCGCTGCGAGGGGCGCGCAAGCCGCTTCACGCCGCGTCGCGGCCGGCAAGATCTCCCCGGTTGACGAAACTAAGGCACGTGTCGAACAGGCCAACGCCGAACTTGAATTGGCCGAAGCAACGGCGAGCCTGCAGTCCGCCCGTCAGGCGTTGACGGCGTTGTGGGGCAATGCATCGCCGCAGTTTACCGAAGCACAGGGCAATCTGGACGCGCTGCCATCCAGGCCGGCGCCTGAACTCCTTCTGAAGGAGCTGGAAAACTCACCGCTGGTGGCCGCAAGCCGCGCTGAACTTGACCGCCGCCAGGCATTGGTGGGCGTTGAGCGCAGCCGCCAGTATCCGGATCTGACAGTCAGTCTGGGTGCCAAGCGAGATACAGAAGCCAACCGCAACATGGCGGTGATCGGTGTGGCGATCCCGTTGCCGATTTTTGACCGGAATCAGGGCAACTTGTATTCGGCCATTCGCCAGGCGGACAAGGCCCAGGATGAATATCTGGCCAATCGCATCAGCCTGACCCGAAATCTCCTGATGGCATCGAACCAGCTGTCGGTATCGCGCGCCTCGGCACAAACGCTGAAGCAGACCGTCTTGCCAGGCGCCGAGCAAGCCTTCAACGCGGCGACCATTGGCTTCGAGGCCGGCAAGTTCAATTATCTGGACGTCCTGGATGCCCAGCGCACGCTGTTCCAGGCACGCATCCGCTATCTCGGCGTGCTTGGACAAACCTATCAGGCGGCGACCACGATCGATCGCATTCTGGGACGTTAA
- the czcI gene encoding CDF family cobalt-zinc-cadmium transporter CzcI has protein sequence MRRFVLIFVLLILPFQFSWAAAARYCQHEKATATWHLGHHEHRHQQPEGKTDAEKKPFVDTDCGVCHLVSLPFVYGQTQDVLIANRVEVTDTQHASEFSSLNARAPDRPQWQRLA, from the coding sequence ATGCGACGTTTCGTTCTGATCTTCGTGCTGCTCATTTTGCCGTTCCAGTTTTCCTGGGCGGCAGCGGCACGCTATTGTCAGCACGAGAAAGCCACGGCCACTTGGCACCTTGGGCACCACGAGCATCGTCATCAGCAGCCGGAAGGTAAAACGGATGCCGAGAAAAAGCCATTCGTGGATACAGACTGCGGGGTATGCCATCTGGTCTCCCTCCCGTTCGTCTATGGACAGACGCAGGACGTGTTGATAGCGAATCGGGTAGAAGTGACCGATACTCAACATGCGTCCGAGTTCTCGTCTCTGAATGCCAGGGCTCCCGACCGTCCTCAGTGGCAGCGTCTCGCTTGA
- the czcN gene encoding heavy metal efflux RND transporter CzcN translates to MTDSSISPSQPAGLSRALDNFLTRHRIGVWRVVVTFVLASLVFGHSRWDGTWVSPLLLTLGMLGVSLATVGRLWCALYISGRKNNTLVTSGPYSLCRHPLYVCNLLGIIGLGAMTESLAVTAVLALAFALMYPAVIRTEDRFLASAFPEFAEYARRTPAFFPRLSLYRGESTWTVHVSSFQRNIADSVWFLGLSVVVESFDLFHDAGVLRAVVTLA, encoded by the coding sequence ATGACCGATTCTTCAATCTCCCCGTCCCAACCCGCTGGTCTCTCGAGGGCGCTGGACAATTTCCTGACACGCCACCGCATCGGCGTTTGGCGTGTTGTCGTAACGTTTGTCCTGGCAAGTCTGGTCTTTGGCCATTCTCGCTGGGACGGTACCTGGGTGTCGCCGCTGCTGCTGACGCTGGGGATGTTGGGGGTGAGCCTGGCCACGGTCGGGCGGCTCTGGTGCGCGTTGTACATTTCCGGGCGCAAGAACAATACCTTGGTGACCTCGGGTCCATATTCACTGTGTCGCCATCCGCTCTATGTCTGCAACTTGCTAGGCATTATCGGACTAGGGGCGATGACCGAGTCGCTGGCGGTTACCGCAGTCCTGGCGCTCGCATTTGCGCTGATGTACCCGGCTGTCATCCGGACGGAAGACCGCTTTCTGGCTTCCGCCTTCCCGGAATTCGCCGAATACGCACGCCGTACACCAGCGTTCTTTCCCCGTCTGTCGCTGTATAGGGGGGAGTCGACATGGACGGTCCATGTGTCTTCCTTTCAACGCAATATTGCGGACTCGGTCTGGTTTCTCGGCCTGTCGGTGGTCGTGGAGTCGTTTGATTTGTTCCATGACGCCGGCGTCCTCCGGGCGGTCGTGACGCTTGCCTGA
- a CDS encoding MgtC/SapB family protein, whose protein sequence is MNDIIRTLSSEFSDLANAAEAVRAVVRMTVSIVLGGLLGYERESSGKSAGVRTHMLVALGACVFVVVPLQAGVQLADMSRVLQGLTSGIGFLCAGAILKPDNETHVRGLTTAASIWIAAAIGVAAGMGHAVTAIVATAFALIVLRILQMSKK, encoded by the coding sequence ATGAACGACATCATCCGCACATTGAGCTCGGAATTCTCCGATCTCGCTAATGCTGCCGAGGCAGTACGTGCCGTCGTTCGAATGACCGTCTCTATCGTTTTGGGGGGCTTGCTGGGGTACGAGCGGGAGAGCTCGGGAAAATCCGCAGGCGTGCGCACTCACATGCTCGTCGCGCTGGGGGCATGCGTTTTTGTCGTGGTTCCCCTCCAGGCGGGCGTGCAGCTTGCCGACATGAGCCGCGTGCTTCAGGGTCTCACGTCAGGCATCGGATTCCTTTGTGCAGGGGCGATCCTGAAGCCGGACAATGAGACACACGTCAGGGGGCTCACAACTGCCGCGAGCATCTGGATTGCTGCCGCGATCGGCGTGGCCGCCGGCATGGGCCATGCGGTGACGGCCATCGTCGCGACTGCCTTCGCACTCATCGTGCTCAGAATCCTTCAAATGTCGAAGAAGTAA
- the ltrA gene encoding group II intron reverse transcriptase/maturase has protein sequence MYDKIYRMDVLRHAYACCRANKGAPGVDGLTFDDVEQYGQERWLGELAQQLRDGTYRPEAVRRVYIPKPNGKLRPLGIPRLAERVCQTAAMLVLEPIFEADLPPEQHAYRQNRSAQSAVREVHGLLASGHKDVVDADLSGYFDTIPHVELMKSVARRVVDRRVLHLVKLWLDAPVEEEDERGRKKRTTSNRDTKRGIPQGSPISPLLSNLYMRRFILGWKKAGLEQRLGARIVNYADDLVICCKGSNAQKALAAMRQMMGLLKLTVNEEKTRICRLPDGEFDFLGYTFGRRYSVKTRRPYIAARPSRKSIKRMTETVRIQTGRNMAWMDAGEMVKRLNQKLGGWANYFSLGPVTPAYRFLDKYTTNRLRRWLCKKHKQRSGGVARYPDEDLYQQLGLIRLPKLPQNLPWAKA, from the coding sequence TTGTACGACAAGATCTATCGAATGGACGTGCTAAGGCACGCCTATGCGTGTTGCCGCGCCAACAAGGGGGCACCGGGTGTAGACGGCCTGACGTTCGATGATGTTGAGCAGTATGGGCAGGAGCGATGGCTTGGGGAATTGGCGCAGCAGCTTCGGGATGGAACGTATCGTCCGGAAGCGGTAAGAAGGGTCTATATTCCAAAGCCGAACGGCAAACTCAGGCCGCTTGGCATTCCGCGACTGGCGGAAAGGGTGTGTCAGACGGCGGCGATGCTGGTCTTGGAGCCAATCTTCGAGGCCGATCTGCCGCCAGAACAGCATGCCTACCGACAAAACCGGAGTGCACAAAGCGCTGTGCGCGAGGTACACGGGCTACTGGCCAGTGGCCACAAGGATGTTGTGGACGCCGACCTGTCCGGGTACTTCGACACGATCCCGCACGTCGAACTCATGAAATCGGTAGCACGCCGGGTTGTTGATAGGCGTGTTCTGCATCTGGTGAAGCTCTGGCTGGATGCCCCGGTGGAAGAGGAGGATGAGCGAGGTCGCAAGAAGCGCACGACGTCCAATCGGGATACCAAGCGGGGCATTCCGCAGGGCTCGCCGATCTCACCCCTACTGTCCAATCTGTACATGCGACGATTTATCTTGGGGTGGAAGAAGGCTGGCTTGGAACAGCGGCTTGGTGCTCGGATCGTCAATTATGCCGACGATCTGGTCATCTGCTGTAAGGGCAGCAATGCCCAGAAGGCGCTCGCCGCCATGCGGCAGATGATGGGCCTGCTTAAGCTTACGGTGAACGAAGAAAAGACCCGGATTTGCCGCCTTCCGGATGGCGAGTTCGACTTCCTGGGGTACACCTTTGGTCGGCGCTACTCGGTCAAGACTCGGCGGCCGTACATCGCCGCTCGACCGTCGCGAAAGAGCATAAAGCGCATGACTGAAACGGTGCGTATCCAGACAGGCCGAAACATGGCATGGATGGATGCCGGGGAAATGGTGAAGCGTCTGAATCAGAAACTTGGCGGATGGGCCAACTACTTTAGCCTCGGCCCGGTCACTCCTGCCTATCGGTTCCTCGACAAGTACACCACAAACCGGCTCCGCCGATGGTTGTGCAAGAAGCACAAGCAGCGCAGTGGGGGAGTAGCGCGCTACCCCGATGAGGATCTCTACCAGCAGCTTGGACTCATCCGCCTGCCAAAGCTTCCGCAGAACCTTCCGTGGGCGAAGGCATGA
- a CDS encoding DNA-binding protein produces MPRLAATPDQIRATVLAMLTEAGDAAPPTAARFRRVVSVRKLRDRLGGGDPATLSRTLNAIEAEVVRSGLADLALPEIPVEIAEAMRALWQAAVAVQLDDVVRLKREAQATADTAEAARAEAELRVELLRAELSEVRGQLAARDTALAVACAAQAAACARADEQAARRGELEAALATAQERATAGERTHTEAIATTQARYEALSKQLLQETAHQRDAVRAERAQLASQLKFAERRIAALEDERARLDADLASERAARQTAAGEASALKAVTASQRAQLDELLRATLAAAPPAAKTRVPRSTGKAAAKRTAQS; encoded by the coding sequence ATGCCCCGCCTCGCCGCCACCCCCGACCAGATCCGCGCCACCGTGCTGGCCATGCTCACCGAGGCCGGCGACGCGGCGCCGCCCACGGCCGCACGCTTTCGCCGCGTGGTGTCGGTGCGCAAGCTGCGTGACCGCCTGGGCGGCGGTGACCCTGCAACGCTGTCGCGTACGCTCAACGCGATCGAGGCCGAGGTGGTGCGCTCGGGCCTGGCCGACCTCGCCCTGCCCGAGATTCCGGTCGAGATCGCCGAAGCGATGCGCGCGCTGTGGCAGGCCGCGGTCGCGGTGCAGCTCGACGACGTGGTGCGCCTGAAGCGCGAGGCGCAAGCCACAGCCGACACCGCCGAGGCCGCCCGCGCCGAGGCCGAACTGCGGGTCGAGCTGCTGCGGGCCGAACTGAGCGAGGTGCGCGGCCAGCTCGCCGCGCGCGACACCGCGCTGGCCGTAGCGTGCGCCGCCCAGGCGGCGGCGTGCGCGCGCGCCGATGAGCAAGCCGCACGCCGGGGCGAGCTCGAGGCGGCGCTGGCGACCGCCCAGGAGCGCGCCACGGCGGGCGAGCGCACCCACACCGAGGCGATCGCCACCACCCAGGCGCGCTACGAGGCGCTGTCGAAGCAGCTCCTGCAGGAAACCGCGCACCAGCGCGACGCGGTGCGGGCCGAGCGCGCGCAACTGGCCTCCCAACTCAAATTCGCCGAGCGGCGCATCGCCGCGCTGGAAGACGAGCGCGCACGACTCGACGCCGACCTGGCCAGCGAGCGGGCCGCGCGCCAGACCGCCGCGGGCGAGGCGAGCGCACTCAAGGCCGTCACCGCCAGCCAGCGCGCCCAGCTCGACGAGCTGCTGCGTGCGACCCTGGCCGCGGCGCCACCAGCGGCCAAGACGCGCGTGCCCAGATCGACGGGCAAGGCGGCCGCCAAGCGGACCGCCCAGTCATGA
- a CDS encoding tyrosine-type recombinase/integrase: MKPADWIDTGAVPPRPLPATVAAALAYLAEALGHPVYAHWTLARVKRRYGSLADAKAAQPTVLKLLLAHDGAVEYWERGRLRTVTADLAPRPETVLARLLHTHRRRIRSTAALASEATVPTAAEARGAVAANPWLAAYGPADHAWLTRAGRFAQPHAAANTLGAADDAQALALFLRDRTGRSPHTLRAYGAELRRLMRWCGAHELGPLSDLTRQRLLGYRHALQHGETGREDAAPPLSEATRTRALAVVASLYGYWYDTGYLHANPAAGLSAGSRTRAGFAPTRLIPPALLAACDAWLEAPEFAAANTTNTLAAQRRRAIWALYRYAGVRLAELAWSTEIALPRLEAEAPGRWTLYVCGKGRKARAIPLPVPCVTVLRAYRQARGLPSEPPAHEALPVIHGNKGEALQSAGLYREVKAIFAAVADGLQAREPAQALLLRAASPHWLRHAYARTLVVDHQVPLPAAQALLGHASVQTTAAYARTDLTQLRAFVDATFADDGP, from the coding sequence ATGAAGCCGGCCGACTGGATCGATACGGGCGCGGTGCCGCCGCGCCCACTGCCGGCCACCGTCGCGGCGGCCCTCGCCTACCTGGCGGAGGCACTCGGGCACCCGGTCTACGCGCACTGGACGCTGGCGCGCGTCAAGCGCCGCTATGGCTCGCTGGCCGACGCCAAGGCCGCGCAGCCGACCGTGCTCAAGCTGCTGCTGGCGCACGATGGGGCAGTCGAATACTGGGAGCGCGGGCGCCTGCGCACGGTGACGGCGGATCTGGCGCCCCGCCCGGAGACGGTCCTCGCGCGGCTGCTGCACACGCACCGGCGCCGCATCCGGTCCACCGCCGCCTTAGCGAGCGAAGCAACGGTGCCGACCGCCGCGGAAGCGAGGGGAGCTGTCGCGGCGAACCCGTGGCTGGCCGCTTACGGCCCTGCTGACCACGCGTGGCTCACGCGCGCCGGCCGCTTCGCCCAGCCGCACGCGGCGGCCAACACGCTCGGCGCCGCCGACGATGCACAGGCGCTGGCGCTCTTCCTGCGCGACCGAACCGGGCGCTCGCCCCACACGTTGCGCGCCTATGGCGCCGAACTGCGCCGCCTGATGCGCTGGTGCGGCGCGCACGAGCTTGGGCCGCTCTCGGACCTCACGCGCCAGCGGTTGCTCGGCTACCGGCACGCGCTGCAGCACGGGGAGACCGGCAGGGAGGACGCCGCGCCGCCCTTGTCAGAAGCGACCCGCACGCGCGCGCTGGCGGTGGTGGCAAGCCTCTACGGCTACTGGTACGACACCGGCTACTTGCATGCCAATCCGGCCGCGGGCCTGTCCGCCGGCAGCCGCACCCGGGCCGGCTTCGCGCCGACGCGGCTGATCCCGCCAGCGCTGCTGGCCGCGTGCGATGCCTGGCTTGAGGCGCCGGAGTTTGCCGCCGCCAACACGACCAACACGCTGGCGGCGCAGCGGCGGCGCGCGATTTGGGCGCTGTATCGTTACGCCGGCGTGCGCCTGGCGGAACTGGCCTGGTCGACAGAGATCGCACTGCCCCGCCTGGAGGCCGAGGCGCCCGGGCGGTGGACGCTCTATGTCTGCGGCAAGGGGCGCAAGGCACGGGCCATTCCGCTGCCGGTGCCGTGCGTGACGGTATTGCGCGCCTACCGACAAGCACGCGGCCTGCCGTCCGAGCCGCCGGCGCACGAGGCGCTGCCTGTAATCCACGGCAACAAGGGCGAAGCGCTACAGTCGGCAGGCCTGTACCGGGAGGTCAAGGCGATCTTTGCGGCCGTGGCCGATGGTCTGCAGGCGCGCGAGCCGGCGCAGGCGCTCTTACTGCGCGCGGCCTCCCCGCACTGGCTGCGCCATGCCTATGCGCGCACACTGGTGGTCGACCACCAGGTGCCGCTGCCGGCCGCCCAGGCGCTGCTCGGCCACGCCTCGGTGCAGACCACGGCGGCCTATGCCAGGACCGACCTGACGCAGTTGCGGGCCTTTGTCGATGCCACGTTTGCGGATGATGGGCCGTAG
- a CDS encoding cytochrome c/FTR1 family iron permease, with the protein MQALRILSLVLVSLALSVSTALAEPLSTQDKAKQVWQLLDYLAVDYGGSVNDGRITNEAEYAEMQEFAQTVARQLGELPPGPASEQLGKEAGALRLSIAAKASPETVAELARKLASGVLTAYPVPMAPSKAPDLQNGAKLYQSHCASCHGVSGNADGPLAAKLNPPPIALADHARAQERSVFALQQIITRGVEGTSMPGFAHLSEDDRWALAYFASTLSYSDTDRQAGAKLWTAEPGLRAAVPTLDKLSQTSEAALAKFVGAQTSRDGLAYLRSSPDVLAASTTDSLSIAKEKLKESVTALDKGDTRAASQLALSAYLDGFEPVEPALAAKNQALFLDIEKTMGLYRNAVANGQAERAHDIAAQLQSRLDEAQEALAGANDAFSTFLGAFTILLREGLEALLVVVAMLAFLKKANRTDVLPYVHAGWVTALGAGGLTWAVATYVVDLSGASREMTEGFSAVFAAVVLLGVGMWMHQKSLAGRWQSYVKEKLSSALNRKSAFMLFLLSFVTVYREVFETVLFYAALWSDGNGAYMLAGLGCGIAVLAVIAFLLLRSTARLPIRQFFAFSSALVGVLAVVLIGKGVAALQKVGLLQVTPLSMPRIDVLGVYPSVQTIAAQVAILLIIVASVTYNLRSQRTARV; encoded by the coding sequence ATGCAAGCCCTGCGCATCCTCTCCCTCGTTCTAGTCTCCTTGGCGCTATCCGTCTCGACGGCTTTGGCCGAGCCTCTATCCACGCAAGACAAGGCCAAGCAAGTCTGGCAATTGCTGGACTACCTTGCCGTTGACTATGGCGGTTCAGTCAACGATGGCCGCATCACCAATGAGGCTGAATATGCCGAGATGCAAGAGTTCGCGCAGACGGTCGCGCGACAGCTAGGCGAATTGCCGCCAGGACCCGCCTCCGAACAACTAGGCAAGGAAGCTGGCGCATTGCGTTTGTCCATCGCAGCGAAGGCCTCGCCAGAAACTGTCGCCGAACTGGCTCGGAAGTTGGCCAGCGGCGTCCTCACAGCCTATCCGGTTCCTATGGCACCAAGCAAGGCGCCTGATTTGCAGAACGGGGCGAAGCTCTATCAAAGCCATTGTGCGTCCTGCCACGGCGTATCCGGTAACGCGGACGGCCCCCTCGCAGCGAAACTCAACCCGCCCCCGATTGCGCTGGCCGACCACGCGCGCGCGCAGGAACGCAGCGTCTTTGCCTTGCAACAGATCATCACGCGCGGCGTGGAGGGAACATCGATGCCGGGCTTTGCCCATCTCTCCGAAGACGACCGATGGGCTCTGGCCTATTTTGCTTCGACGCTGTCTTATTCAGATACTGACCGCCAGGCGGGCGCCAAGCTTTGGACTGCTGAACCGGGGCTGCGCGCGGCGGTTCCCACGCTCGACAAGCTTAGCCAGACCTCGGAGGCGGCACTTGCTAAATTCGTGGGTGCACAGACCTCTCGTGATGGTCTTGCATACCTGCGAAGCTCACCGGACGTACTGGCCGCATCGACCACCGATAGTCTCTCAATCGCCAAGGAAAAGCTGAAGGAAAGTGTCACTGCGCTTGACAAGGGAGACACGCGGGCCGCATCGCAACTGGCTTTGTCCGCATATCTTGATGGGTTCGAACCAGTTGAGCCTGCGTTGGCTGCCAAGAACCAGGCTCTCTTCCTGGACATCGAGAAGACGATGGGACTCTATCGAAATGCCGTCGCGAATGGCCAGGCAGAGCGCGCGCATGACATCGCAGCGCAACTGCAGTCAAGGCTGGACGAGGCGCAGGAAGCGCTCGCAGGCGCCAATGACGCATTCTCGACCTTCCTTGGCGCCTTTACGATCCTGCTTCGTGAAGGGCTTGAAGCGCTGTTGGTAGTCGTAGCCATGCTGGCGTTCCTCAAGAAGGCCAATCGCACTGACGTCCTTCCCTACGTTCACGCGGGTTGGGTCACTGCGCTGGGAGCCGGTGGATTGACGTGGGCGGTAGCTACCTACGTCGTTGATCTGAGCGGCGCTAGTCGCGAAATGACCGAAGGCTTCTCCGCGGTCTTCGCGGCGGTCGTCCTACTCGGCGTCGGCATGTGGATGCACCAGAAGAGTCTGGCGGGACGCTGGCAATCGTACGTGAAGGAAAAGCTGTCGTCGGCATTGAACAGGAAATCGGCGTTTATGCTCTTCCTGCTATCGTTCGTCACGGTCTACCGGGAAGTATTTGAGACCGTGCTCTTCTACGCGGCCCTGTGGTCCGATGGCAACGGTGCCTACATGCTCGCGGGACTCGGTTGCGGTATTGCTGTGCTGGCAGTGATTGCGTTTCTGCTCCTGCGATCGACGGCGCGTTTGCCGATTCGACAATTTTTCGCGTTCAGCTCCGCCTTGGTTGGCGTGCTTGCCGTGGTCCTGATTGGCAAGGGCGTGGCGGCACTGCAGAAAGTTGGCCTGTTGCAAGTGACGCCGCTCTCTATGCCGCGTATCGATGTCTTGGGCGTTTACCCCTCTGTGCAAACCATTGCCGCGCAAGTGGCTATTCTCCTCATCATCGTTGCCAGCGTGACCTATAACTTGCGATCGCAACGTACCGCGAGGGTGTGA
- a CDS encoding phosphatase PAP2 family protein, which yields MSWALVLYDWSGWNREIFLLVNEGTPAMFLPLAKLFSYLLGNYWTAPVVMGGFWVWSRTTSDVDRSLELQAHLARFVVAFGMAFAVVGASKFLFDFPRPAAVFGHLWHSIGSIETHYSLPSGHSTYAALVAGGLWPMVRAHWRPALLTYVALVGWSRLATGMHFPADVLAGWLVALGSLALSSRLLKGAA from the coding sequence ATGAGTTGGGCACTTGTTCTCTACGACTGGAGCGGCTGGAATCGAGAGATCTTCCTACTGGTCAATGAAGGCACGCCGGCAATGTTCTTGCCTTTGGCCAAGCTGTTTAGCTACCTATTGGGCAACTATTGGACCGCGCCTGTTGTCATGGGAGGCTTTTGGGTCTGGTCAAGAACAACCTCGGATGTAGATCGTTCGTTGGAGCTACAGGCTCACTTGGCACGATTTGTAGTCGCATTCGGTATGGCATTTGCTGTAGTTGGAGCATCAAAGTTTCTCTTCGATTTCCCGCGGCCGGCTGCCGTGTTCGGTCACCTGTGGCATTCAATCGGTTCAATTGAGACGCACTACAGTCTTCCGAGTGGACATTCCACGTACGCCGCTCTGGTTGCTGGTGGGTTATGGCCAATGGTCCGCGCCCACTGGCGACCGGCTCTACTTACCTATGTCGCGCTAGTCGGCTGGTCACGTTTGGCCACAGGGATGCACTTCCCGGCGGACGTCTTGGCGGGCTGGTTAGTAGCGCTCGGCAGTTTGGCTCTTTCGAGCCGGTTATTGAAGGGGGCTGCTTAA